GCAGGTACGGTGGCGATCGGTGGCGAAGTCGCGCAACTGCGCCAGTTCCACCGAGACACGCCCGCTGCGCCGCGCACGTCCGAGGATGGTGGACTCCAGGAATCCGTCGAAGATCTCCGGAAACAGCGTGAGCACGGTGAACTTCACGGGCGCTCGAACTCCTCGGCCAGCTCGATACGTCGCGCGGCAATGTCGAGCACCGGCACGAACAACTCCCGGAACGGTACCATGAACGACGTGCCGGCACCGTCGGCGACCTCCAGCATGTCACCGCCGCCGGCCGCCAGCACGTTGATTACGGTGCCGACCGCCCGCCCGCCGTGAAACACGGTGCAGCCGCACAGGTCAGCGGCGTAGTACTCTCCGTCGGCAAGCGTGCTGGCCTCGCTGCGCGGCACCCACAGCTCCCAGCCGCTGAGTTCGCGCGCCTGCTCCGGCGTGGTTACGCCGCGCAGTCTCATCACCACCTTGTCTCCGAGCCGGCGCACCGCGGCCACCGCGGCGGTGCGCAGCCGGCCGCTCCGCGACTCGCGCAACTCCACCTCGGCGAGCCGGAACAGGTGATCGGTGTCGCCGGAGTAGGTGCGCACCGCCTGAAAGCCGCGTACTCCGTAGGGTGCGCCCAAGCGGGCGGTAGCCAGTTTCGCCGCCTCGTCGACCACGGTGTTGGCCTGTCCGTCGGCCACTATTGTGATGTCCCGCAAGTGCTTGCCCACGCGCCGCGCGCCCGCATCGGGTATCAGTCGAGAATCTCAAGCACCACGCGCTTGCCGGTCTTGGTGGCGGACGCGCTGAGGATGGTGCGGATCGACTTGGCGATCCGGCCGTGCTTGCCGATTACCTTGCCCAGGTCGTCGGCCCCGACACGAAGCTCCAGGATGGTCGACTTCTCGCCCTCGATCATGCTCACCACGACCTCATCAGGCTCGTCTACCAGCGCCCTCGCTATGAACTCGACGAGTTCCTTCTCCACCAGATGCTCCTTGCCACTCCTGCCGCGGGGCCGCCGAGCGCCCCGGCCGCGCGCCGCGCGGCCCCTGCCTGCGCCCGGCTGCGCGCAGCTCAGGTCCGTGTAATGTGGACGTTCCTCTTGTTCAACAGGCGGCGAACGGTGGGCGACGGCTGTGCGCCGCGCCGCAGCCACGACTTGATCCGTTCCTCCTTGAGGCGAACCTGCTGCTCCTCCTCCCGCTCGATCGGGTGGTACAGCCCAACTTCCTCAATGGCGCGCCCATCGCGGGCCGCGCGGGTATCGACCACGATCAGCCGGTAGAACGGACGCCCTCGCGTCCCGAATCTCTTCAATCGAATCTTGACACTCAATCTGCCACCCTCCTCAACTGCCTATCTGCCCTCAACTGCCGATCCGCGCCAGCCCGGATCATTGGCCCATCCGGGCCAGGAACTGCTGCTGCATCTTCTTGTTCTTGGTCATCTTCTTCATGGCCAGCGCCATCTTGTCGAACTTGCGCACCAGGCGATTCACCTCCGACACCGAGGTGCCGCTGCCGCGCGCCACCCGCTTGCGCCGGCTTGGCCCGAGAATCCTCGGGTTGTCGCGTTCGGCGGGGGTCATGGAAAGCATGATCGCCTCCTCGCGGCGCAACCCCTTCTCGTTCACCGCGCCGGACGCCACGGCCGCCTGCATGCCGGGCAGTTTTTCCACCAGAGAGGTGAGGCTGCCCATCTTGCGCAACTCGGCGAGCTGGTCAAGATAGTCCGCCATGCTGAACGTGCGCCGGCGCATCTTGCGCACCAGGCGCTCGGCGCGTTCCTGGTCGAAGGTCTCCTGCGCCTGCTCGACCAGCGTGACCACGTCGCCCATGCCCAGAATGCGCGATGCGACGCGATCGGGATGGAACGGCTCCAGGGCATCGTTCGATTCACCGGTACCGACGAACTTGATCGGCTTGCCGGTGATCTCGCGGATCGACAGCGCAGCGCCGCCGCGGGTGTCGGAGTCGAACTTGCTAAGGATAATACCGCTGAGCCCCACTTGACGATCAAATTCGCCCGCTACTTCCACGGCGGTCTGGCCGGTCATCGCGTCGGCCACCAGCAGGGTCTCCCGGGGCGCCGCCACCGTGTGGATCTCGCGCAACTCGTCCATCAGGGCGGCATCGGCCTGCAACCGACCGGCGCTGTCGACGATGGCGACATCGCTGCCGCTGCCGCGCGCGTGGCGCAACCCGTCGCGCACGGTGGCGACGGCGCCGCCGCGGCCGGCGGTACCGCCGGTAAAGACCGGCACGGCAAGGGCGCTGCCGAGTTGCTGCAACTGCTCGATCGCCGCCGGACGCACACGATCGGCGGCGATCAGCAGCGGCTTGCGGCCCTGCCCGCTCAGATGGCGGGCGAGCTTGGCGGCGGTGGTGGTCTTGCCCGATCCCTGCAGACCCACGAGCAGGATCACCGACAGGGTATCGGGACCCTTCAGCGCCAGGCCTTTGCGCTCGCCGCCAAGCAGCGTCGTCATGCGCTCGTACACGATGCGGGTGAACTGCTGGCCGGGGGAAACGTCGCGCAACACGCGCGCCCCGAGTGCCTCGTCCGTCGTACGGTTGACGAACCGCCGTACGACGCGCAGATTAACGTCTGCCTCCAGCAGGGCTACCTTGATCTCGCGCACCGCATCGCGGATGTTCTTCTCGGTGATGTTCGTTTTCCCGGAGACCTGGCGGATGACGTCTCCGAGCTTGCTGGTGAGCCCGTCGAGCATAGGCGTAGTTGTATAGCCGTCTCGTTATCTTCGTGTCAACGTGGACGTGCCGCCCTCTCGCCCGTGTCGCCCGGTTCTCCGCGGGTCGTCCAAGGTCGTCCAACGCGGCCGGTTTACCGGCACCGGAGGGAACGCTATCATTGGGGGTACAGCGCCAACCCGCCAGCATCGTGACAACCAACCGAAATCGTTTCATTACCGCCATCGTCGCCATCCTCGCGGTCACCGCCGCGATCCTGCCGATTACCGGGTGCACCGACGCTGACGAGCCGGAGACGGAGAAGGCCCCGTTTTCGGTCGCGGCAACGCAGCAGCCCGAGCAGGGCACGCGCGACCCGACGGGCAGCGCCGGCGACAGCCAGTCGGCCCTGAGCGTCCAGTTGCGCACCTTCGACGAGCTCGTCGACGCACTGCGCGAGCACTACGTGTTCAGCGAACATCACTCGGTGCCGTGGGACGACCTGGAGAGCCGCTACCGGACCCGGGTGCTGGGCCTGCTGCGCTCGAGCGAGTTTCCCGACGTGGTGCGCGACATGATGGCCGAGCTGCCGCGCGATGCCGCCGTCTGGCAGTCACGCGACGAGCGCATCGACCGGCAGTCCACCGATGGACGCAACTACGAGGGTATCGGCGCCTACGTCGCGTTCCGGGCGGAGCCGCAGCCACGCGTCATCCTGCTGTCGGTGATGCCCGGCTCACCGGCCCAGCAGGCCGGGCTGCGCGACCACGACGCGTTGCTGGGAGTGGACGGCATTCCGGTCAGCGTGGACGAGGGCGAGGAGGTGGTGAACCGGATCCGCGGCCCCGCCGGCTCGGTGGTAAACCTGACCGTACGCTCCCCCAACTCCGAGCCGCGCAACGTGGCGGTTACCCGTGGCCGCGTTCAGCTCACCGAGGGAGCCAACCGGGTGCGCTACGCGCTGTTGCCCGAGACCGACATCGCCTACATCCTGCTGCCGCGCCAGAGCACCTCCACGCAGGGCGCCGAAGTCGCCCAGGCGCTGACCGTGATGAGCGAGCAGGTGGCACTGCGCGGGGTAATCCTGGATCTGCGCATCGCCGCGCTCGGCAGCACCTGGCCGCTCGACGAAATGCTCACCATGTTCGGCAACGGGACACTCGGCGAGATGTACTCGGTCGGCGAGACCATCCCGCTGGTGATTGCCGGCCAGGACGTGGCCGGCTCGCAGACGCTGCCGCTCGCCTTGCTGGTGGGGCGAGACACCGAGGGCCTGCCGGAGATCTTCGCCGGGGCGCTGCAGAGCGTCGGCCGCGCGGTGCTGTTCGGCACCCGCACCGGCGGCATCATCGAGGCCAGCCAACTGGTGCCGCTGCCGGACGGCTCGCGGGTGATGATTTCGAGTACCTCCTACCGCACCTCCACGGGACACGACGTGGGGCTGGCGGGGCTGGAACCCAACCTGAGCGTGAGCTTCGACTGGGACGCGGTTACCGAGCAGGTGGATCCGGTGCGCAACGCCTCGCAGGCGGCGCTGGCGGGAGCGGGCGGCTGATGCTGCACTCCGCCACCCAAGCGCGGCGGCCGCGGCACGGCATGCGGCCGGCGGCGCCGCCCGTGCGGCGGTGGATGGCGGCGGCGCTGGCGGCGCTGGCAACGTTGTCGATAGCGGCCTGTTCGGGCGACCGGGCGAGCATGCAGCAGAGCCCCCTGCTGCGCTTCGTGGAGCGCAAGTCGGGGCGCATCGCCATCATGGGCTCCGACGGCAACATCTACACCATGGATCAGGCCGGCGGCGCCCGCGTGCCGGTGACCGTGGACGCCGTAATCCCGGACCAGAACCAGGGGCTGATCCGCTACTACCAGTTTCCGGCGTGGTCGCCCGACGACTCGCGCCTGGCGTTCATCGGCTACCAGGGCAACGACCAGATCGCCGCCACCAGCAGCGTGTTCACCACCGCGCCGGACGGCACCAACATCGTGCAGGCGTTCTCCTCCGGGCAGTACCTGCCGCACACGCTGTACTGGTCGCCGGACGGGCGGCGGCTCACCTTCCTCACCTCCACGGCCGGCAGCACCGCCTCGGCGCTGCAGATCGTACCGGCCGCCGGTGGCGAAGCGACCAGGCTGGACGCCGGCAACCCGTTCTACTGGTCGTGGGCGCCGGATGGCACCACCATCGTCGTGCACGCCGGCGGCGCCGGGGCCGCGTACCGTTCGCGGCTGGCATTCCTGAACGTGGACGGCACCGTTTACGAGGAAGGACTGGCGGTGCGTCCGGCGGCGTTCCAGACGCCGGCGTGGTCGCCGGACGGGAGCCGGTTGCTGGTGGCGGCGCAGGCCGGTGACCAGGCGGAACTGGTCATGACCAACCGCGACGGATCGCTGTACCGGGTGCTGCACCGGGCGCGGGTGGCGCCCACCTTTGCCTGGGCGCCGGATGGCAACCGGGTGGCGTACATCACGCGCACCATCGACGAGGAGGGGGTGCAGGCCAATCTGCACGTGGTCGACGCCCAGGAGCGCGGCACCGAGCCACTGGTGTTGACCGAAAACACGCTGGTAATCGGATTCTTCTGGTCGCCGGACAGCGACAAGATCGCCTATTTCGTGCCCGGCACGTACGTCAACCCCGACGACGAGGAGCAACAGACGCTGTTCCTCACCCTGCACGTGCACAACCTGCGCCGCGACACCAGCCGCGAGATCCACAGTTTCGTGCCCACCCAGCAGTTCATGCAGGTCGTGCAGCAGTTCGACCAGTTCTACCTCGCCGCCCGCGTGTGGTCGCCGGACAGCCGCAACATCCTGTTCGCCGGGTATACGCAGCAGGGCCCCGGCATCATGGTGGCGAAGGCGGACAGCACGCTCGCGCCACGCCGCGTGGCCGACGGTCTGATCGGCTTCTGGTCGTGGCATTAGCGGGCCACGGCGGAACTCCCGGCAGCATTCAAGCCCGGTGCGACGCCGGGTGGCGCCACCGGCTGCGCTGCGGC
The sequence above is drawn from the Spirochaetaceae bacterium genome and encodes:
- the rpsP gene encoding 30S ribosomal protein S16, whose amino-acid sequence is MSVKIRLKRFGTRGRPFYRLIVVDTRAARDGRAIEEVGLYHPIEREEEQQVRLKEERIKSWLRRGAQPSPTVRRLLNKRNVHITRT
- the ffh gene encoding signal recognition particle protein; the protein is MLDGLTSKLGDVIRQVSGKTNITEKNIRDAVREIKVALLEADVNLRVVRRFVNRTTDEALGARVLRDVSPGQQFTRIVYERMTTLLGGERKGLALKGPDTLSVILLVGLQGSGKTTTAAKLARHLSGQGRKPLLIAADRVRPAAIEQLQQLGSALAVPVFTGGTAGRGGAVATVRDGLRHARGSGSDVAIVDSAGRLQADAALMDELREIHTVAAPRETLLVADAMTGQTAVEVAGEFDRQVGLSGIILSKFDSDTRGGAALSIREITGKPIKFVGTGESNDALEPFHPDRVASRILGMGDVVTLVEQAQETFDQERAERLVRKMRRRTFSMADYLDQLAELRKMGSLTSLVEKLPGMQAAVASGAVNEKGLRREEAIMLSMTPAERDNPRILGPSRRKRVARGSGTSVSEVNRLVRKFDKMALAMKKMTKNKKMQQQFLARMGQ
- a CDS encoding KH domain-containing protein; this encodes MEKELVEFIARALVDEPDEVVVSMIEGEKSTILELRVGADDLGKVIGKHGRIAKSIRTILSASATKTGKRVVLEILD
- a CDS encoding S41 family peptidase; the encoded protein is MTTNRNRFITAIVAILAVTAAILPITGCTDADEPETEKAPFSVAATQQPEQGTRDPTGSAGDSQSALSVQLRTFDELVDALREHYVFSEHHSVPWDDLESRYRTRVLGLLRSSEFPDVVRDMMAELPRDAAVWQSRDERIDRQSTDGRNYEGIGAYVAFRAEPQPRVILLSVMPGSPAQQAGLRDHDALLGVDGIPVSVDEGEEVVNRIRGPAGSVVNLTVRSPNSEPRNVAVTRGRVQLTEGANRVRYALLPETDIAYILLPRQSTSTQGAEVAQALTVMSEQVALRGVILDLRIAALGSTWPLDEMLTMFGNGTLGEMYSVGETIPLVIAGQDVAGSQTLPLALLVGRDTEGLPEIFAGALQSVGRAVLFGTRTGGIIEASQLVPLPDGSRVMISSTSYRTSTGHDVGLAGLEPNLSVSFDWDAVTEQVDPVRNASQAALAGAGG
- the rimM gene encoding ribosome maturation factor RimM (Essential for efficient processing of 16S rRNA), which produces MADGQANTVVDEAAKLATARLGAPYGVRGFQAVRTYSGDTDHLFRLAEVELRESRSGRLRTAAVAAVRRLGDKVVMRLRGVTTPEQARELSGWELWVPRSEASTLADGEYYAADLCGCTVFHGGRAVGTVINVLAAGGGDMLEVADGAGTSFMVPFRELFVPVLDIAARRIELAEEFERP